In Hoplias malabaricus isolate fHopMal1 chromosome 6, fHopMal1.hap1, whole genome shotgun sequence, a single window of DNA contains:
- the psmb2 gene encoding proteasome subunit beta type-2, producing the protein MEYLIGIQGPDFVLVAADNVAASSIIQMKHDYDKMFKLSEKILLLCVGEAGDTVQFAEYIQKNVQLYKMRNGYELSPTAAANFTRKNLADYLRSRTPYHVNLLLAGYDETEGPGLYYMDYLSALAKAPFAAHGYGAFLTLSILDRYYRPDLTREEAVELLKKCVEELNKRFILNLPSFTVRLIDKDGIQDLEKLPLGAK; encoded by the exons ATGGAGTATTTAATCGGGATCCAGGGCCCAGACTTTGTTTTAGTCGCAGCTGATAATGTAGCCGCCAGCAGCATCATCCAAATGAAACACG aTTATGACAAAATGTTTAAACTGAGTGAGAAAATCCTGTTGCTGTGTGTTGGCGAAGCTGGAGATACAGTACAGTTCGCAGAGTATATTCAGAAAAACGTTCAGCTCTACAAAATGAGAAATG GGTATGAACTCAGTCCAACAGCCGCAGCAAACTTCACCAGGAAGAACCTAGCAGACTATCTGCGCAGCAGG ACTCCATATCATGTGAACCTGCTCTTAGCGGGTTATGATGAGACTGAAGGGCCTGGACTCTATTACATGGATTATCTCTCAGCGCTGGCAAAAGCACCATTTGCTGCACATGGATATGGAGCATTCCTCACTCTGTCTATCCTGGACAGATACTACAGGCCAG atCTGACAAGAGAGGAGGCTGTAGAACTCCTGAAGAAGTGTGTAGAAGAG CTCAACAAGCGTTTCATACTGAACTTGCCCTCTTTCACTGTTCGTTTGATTGACAAGGATGGCATTCAAGACCT